In Euphorbia lathyris chromosome 10, ddEupLath1.1, whole genome shotgun sequence, the DNA window ttcctcaattttaatttgtctcaataaaatcattcaactttgagtttatgtcaattaggtcactctgaCGATTCGAGTGATAAAAAAGTCTCAAAATGATAACATACATGATATGTTTacatgagtcaactcaaatcTCTAACcgaaacgacacatgacatccacgtgtcggttatttttatgaaaaaaaactaaacttggatacgtggatgtcatgtgtcgtttcggccagagatttgagttgactcatgcAAACGTATCATGTATGTTAtcattttgagatttttttatCACTAGAATCGtcagagtgacctaattgacTTGATTGATTTTATTGACACAAATTCAGATTGAATGACCATTTTAACAGGTAAGTTGGGTGACTAATGGTGCATTTAATACATATGAGTCGTGAGAAACATCACAGAAAAATGGCAGCTCTTGGAAAATgcttgctgctggtcactggcCCTCCTGTAAGTTTAATTCGATcaattttgtttttccttttggTGATTATTTCCTCTCTTTCAATGGCGATTTAAATTGCAGGGAGTAGGGAAAACCACTCTGATTATGAGGGTATTTGAGAGCCTTAAAATCTCAAACCCTAATTTGAAGATTCAGGGATTCTACACTCGTatgttctctctctctctctctctatatatatatatatatatatactcgcacattttagaatatattgaagaaaatgaaaTGTTGAGGTTGAAGTTTCGATGTTTCTGAAATTTAGGTGAAATTAGGGAAGGGGGTGAAAGGGTTGGCTTTGAAGTTGTCACTTCGGATGGACGAAAAGCTCCACTTGCCTCTACTACAGTTTCTACGTAAGTTCGTTTCTCACCGTTTTATAGCTTTACAATTTGTTCTGTTTCTGTGTACAATGAgaaacggtaaaacgttgttgccgtgtgaccagaggtcacgggttcgagtcttaggagcggcctcttgccaattaaattggcaagggaaggcttgccccaatacacccttgtggtgggacccctccccggaccctcgctcagcggggacgcgtaatgcgaccgggccgccctgtGTACAATGAGAAAGATGTTATGTTGCCCGGAAACTCCACTTTAGTAGCTTTTCGTGTGGCTGTGATAACTCAGTCAAAtcatttaatttgaattttgtctcaattaagtcTTTCCGGCTATATGTGGCTTCCATGTCAGCACCAAACCACCGACCGAAACGACATTTGGCTGCTACCTAGCTGACACTATGAAAGTTGACTACTGATGTGGCAACCACGTCAATGTTCAGATGTCTTTTTGCTCTTGAAATTTTCGGAGTGACTTTTTTGAtacaaaattcaaagttgaatgaATTTTTTGAGACAAATTGTAGTTGAGTAACCATTTTGAGAGAACCATGAAAACGATGCATTTAACCCATATGTGTACGTGTCCGTTTTCATTTGAAGGCTATTTACGAAGGTTATTTTACATTTACACTCCTCTTTAGTAGCGTTTCGTGTCCGTTTTCATTTGAAGGCTATTTTATAAagtttatgttttagaaataacgtttctgGTATCCGTATCGTTGTCTGTGCAAAATAGTAAAGATGTGGAAAGGGAAATAGTAAGCTTAATGCTATTGCTAGAATcctattattaatattattcaaGTGCAAGAAGTTCTTTGAACATGAAGGACATTTTCCGCTAGATGTGGAGAATTCAATAAAAATGATTGATATATTGTGATTTTTCATGTCAATATGATTCATCTTCCTGAGTTCTAATGCTTGTTTAGAAAGGTATTCATATTGGCCCTGTTTGGCAAATAGTTG includes these proteins:
- the LOC136208608 gene encoding uncharacterized protein isoform X2, whose translation is MVHLIHMSREKHHRKMAALGKCLLLVTGPPGVGKTTLIMRVFESLKISNPNLKIQGFYTREIREGGERVGFEVVTSDGRKAPLASTTVSTPDSFRWPTVGKYKVDIASFESLALPELQVKEDTDLFIIDEVGKMELASSSFFPAVLKILDSNVPVLASIPVPRFGRDVPGGIIVPL